Below is a window of Micromonas commoda chromosome 14, complete sequence DNA.
CGTCCTGTCCCAGCAGCTTGGGGTCGATGGCCACCACGAGGTTGCCCCAGTTCTTCGCCGCCATCTTgtcggtcaccgcggcgcccaccaaGGGTCCCGCCAGGAGCTCGACCATGAGCGCCAGGTTTGAGGACTTGTACCCGCCGTCAAagccgacgatggcgccgccgtcgatcgccgcgttgggATCCTCCGTGATCTTACCCGCGGAGTCGATGGCGACCCCGTGCGGGATCTTCTTCCCTGCGGTCCTCGCCTCCAAAAGCCCGAAGAACGAGTACGCGCTGGTCGCCATGTCGAGGACAACCGGCTTTCCCGCGGTGGGaatgccgacgccgatggggTTGGTGCCAAAGATGGGCTGGATCGCACCGTTCGGCGCCACGAACTCGGGGCTCACGGCGAACACCATCGCGATGAgaccctcctccgcgatcttCTGCGCGTAGTATCCcagcgcgccggtggacgtggacgtgttGTTCGTGCCGCAGATGCCGAACCCGTGCGTTTTGGCCTTCTCGATGGCAATGTCCATCGCCTTGTGGATGACCACCATGCCCGCGTTTTTGTTGCCGTTGAGGCACGCGGACAGCTGTGTCTCGTGCTCGATCGCGATGGGTGTGCAcgccgggtccctcgcgATGCCCTTCGTGGTCACCTTGATGATGCCCTGGTTGTTTCCTCTCAGTTGCGCGTACATCATGACGTCAAGCAAGATCTGAGTCTCGACGTCATCGTAACCGTAGGTCTTGATTGCGCGTCGGCACGTCTCGGTGAGCTCGGTGATTGGCACGGACACGttcgtggacgcgggcgacgacgcgggcttCTTGCCGaagagcgcgcgcgtgaccggcgcggcggacctgccccggggcgccggggctgGGAGCGCGTTTGTCCTGACCTTGACCCTGCCGCCCTGGAggaaggacgccgcgcgggagagcggggtggcgcgcgcgcgcgcgggcgcgatgtcgccgacggaggatgatgacgcgcgggtcctgctcgcggcggacgggttGGCcgtcacggcggcgagggcgtgccTGAGCATCGTCGTCAGAGTCTCGGCGATTCTCCAATCGAGTTAAATTAATTGCCAGAGCGGTGGGAAGACGCGTTCGGAGGGGAGGCGGTGCGCCCTCTCGCTGTCGTCTCTTTTGTCTCACGCCGAGTGCGTTCCGGTTCGGAACGAGGCGCGACGACTGGGATTGGGCTCGCACGAAACCCGCGCCTGAGAAgtgcgtcggcggtggggcCCCGGAACCCTCAACATTCACTTTTATCATCGCGTGCCCAACCCCGGTGATCCAACCCGCACCCCGCGATTTCTTCCGTCTCGGACTTCGTGTCGTGAAACCCAGAATCGACGAGTCGCGTTCGATCGGTCGCCATTTTGGCTTTTTTCTTAACTGACGGCGCACTGACTGATGGCCAAAATGATTTTCCCCTGACTGCTCCCCATACGAAGCGAAAAAGGAAAAAATGCAAAACTGCGCCCAAGCCAGAAAGGATATATCCACTTGTCCGGTTCAACCTGGGGCCAGGAGCCAACGCCGTTTCAGAGCCAACGACGTTCGACCGAGGAAAAGCGTCCCGTCCTCAAAATAAAGGCGTCGGAGTTTCCGCGCGTCACTTTCCCGCAACCTTCCACTTCCACCCCCAAAAACAAAGCAAGATGTCTGCTCCCTCCGCTATGTGCACGGTCGAGACCGTCAACGGCCGCGAGTACAAGGTCCGCGACATGGCCCAGGCCGACTTCGGTGAGTGAGCGCGAGATCCGGAAAAGCAAAAACAATCGCCCGAGACGTGGCCGATCGCGGTCGACCCCCTCTGCGGAGAACTCGCccgcgagagcggcgcgatgacgtggacgaggcgatcgagcgcgaTTCGAATCGTCTACGTCTCGGTCGTGACGTCCCGGCGATTTTCTCGTCGAATCCTTCCCCACGCTCCTCGAATCCTCCGACCCGAACCGCGCGCTGACCTCATCCGATCGAAACGTTTTCTCCCGCTTGCAGGCCGCATGGAGATTGAGCTCGCGCAGGTCGAGATGCCCGGTCTCATGTCCATGATCAAGGAGTTCGGCCCCGCCCAGCCCCTCAAGGGCGCCAACATCTCCGGCTCCCTCCACATGACCATTCAGACCGCCGTCCTCATCGAgaccctcgtcgccctcggcgccaagGTCCGCTGGTGCTCTTGCAACATCTTCTCCACCCAggaccacgccgcggccgccgtcgcccgcgactccgccgcggtgttcgCCTGGAAGGGCGAGACCCTCGAGGAGTACTGGTGGTGCACCGACAAGATGCTCGACTGGGGTTCCGAGCCTCTCGAcatcatcgtcgacgacggcggtgacgccaCCCTCCTCATCCACGGTGCGTATGCCCGGGTTTCCGGCCCCGGCCGCCAAGCCCTGTCGCCCCGATGCTGCCCCcaaacgccgcgcccgaaAGGCACTTTTTTTTCCCTCATTCCTTCCTCATTCCTTGATCTTTCAGTGAGTGAGCTCACCCAGTCGCTGACCGTCGCTCCTCCCACTCGCCCATCGTCCGATGACCGACAGAGGGTTACAAGGCTGAGATCGAGTTCGAGAAGTCCGGCGCCAAGCCCGACCCCTCCACCACCGACAACGCCGAGATGAAGCTCGTGCTCAAGACCATTGCGGAGAACCTCGACAAGGACCCCAAGCGCTGGCACAAGATCGTGTCCACCTGCGTCGGCGTCTCCGAGGAGACCACCACCGGTGTCAAGCGCCTGTACGAGATGCAGAAGGCTGGCGAGCTCCTCTTCCCCGCCATCAACGTCAACGACTCCGTCACCAAGTGCAAGTTTGACAACCTCTACGGCTGCCGCCACTCGCTCCCCGACGGGATCATGCGCGCCACCGACGTCATGATCGCGTCCAAGACCTGCTTCGTCGCCGGCTTCGGTGATGTCGGCAAGGGTTCCGCCcaggcgctcaaggctgccggcgcccgcgtcatCGTCTCCGAGATTGACCCTATCTGCGCCCTCCAGGCTGCCATGGACGGCTTCCAGGTTGCGCccatcgaggacgtcgtcgacatcTGCGACATCTTCATCACCACCACCGGTAACAAGGACATCATCATGGTCCACCACATGGAGAAGATGAAGAACAACGCCATCGTCGGCAACATCGGCCACTTCGACAACGAGATCGACATGGCCGGTCTCGAGTCGTTCCCCGGCATCAAGCGCCAGAACATCAAGCCCCAGTGCGACCGCTACGAGTTCCCCGACGGCCACGGCGTCATCATGCTCGCCGAGGGCCGCCTGCTCAACCTCGGCTGCGCCACCGGCCACCCCTCCTTCGTCATGTCCTGCTCCTTCACCAACCAGGCcatcgcgcagctcgagctcTGGAACGAGCGCAAGACTGGCAAGTACGAGAAGAAGGTGTACGTGCTCCCCAAGCACCTCGACGAgaaggtcgccgcgctccaccTCGAGAAGATCGGCGTGAAGCTCACCAAGCTCACCACCGAGCAGGCTGCGTACATCAACGTCCCCGTCGAGGGCCCCTACAAGCCCGCCGCCTACCGCTACTAAGTTCGTCGCGAtgcacgacgcgcccgtcgagcgACGGAACGCGCTCCGCGATAGCTGCTTAACACTGGGGGGTTGCGTGTTGATATCACTTATGTAGGTTTCTTTAGCTCAAAAGGTGCGGTTGAGGAGCACCCGACCGCGCAGACCCCCGATGAAATTCGGGAATAATAGGGTTGTGCTCATGAGAAAAGGTCCTGGACGTCACGCCTTTGGTAATATTAACGCGTGGAAAAACCACGCACATGAAAAACTAAACCCGTCGTCATCTCTTACCCCCGCGTCTCTTGTCCCACAGGTGGATGTCCTCCCTGTCCTTCCTGGTGATCCCCGTGAAGTCCAAGCTCCGAACGAGAGGAAGACTCGCGGCTACGGCGTATCTGTAATTTTTGTCCGACTGCTCGCAAGGATTGCCAAACGCCGTGAACTTTCTCAGCTCCGGCAGCTCCCCTAACGTTTCGAACTCGTCGCTCCGTCTCACCTGATTGCCGTGAAAGTACACGCACGACAGCTTCGGGTAGCTCAACAACAGCGACTCCACTTTGGTGAGCTTGTTGCCAGACACGTCCAGCCATCGCAGCTCGCCAGGGTCGTCGAGCACGCGTTCCAGAAACTCATCGAGACCCGCGAGTGAGGTGAGCTTGTTGTTCGCCAAGCGCACGCCGCACGCGTTGAGCTTCGCACCCTTCGGCAGTTTGCTCCGGTCGCCGTGTTTCACGACCCCATCGAACGGGGTGACGTCCAAGAAGCCCGCGACGGTCTTGACGTCCAAATAATTGTAATCCAGTGGGACGCCGCTCGGGGGTACCTGCGGGCGAGCGTGCGGGGTTGCGGGGTCGCGGTCAGCGGTGTCATCGGATAAGATTGTTGAGTTGTCGGTGGGATGCGGGACGCACCGGCGCGCCtggagacggaggcgggGTATCGTCCTCGGGCATGGGAGGAGTGCGGAAAATTGCTGAGTAGACTTCTCGGAACAATTCACTTGCAACTGTTTGCCTGTGCGAATAAATAAATCTAACGCGTAATGCAGATTTTCGTAACCAAAATCGACTTGAGAAATCGTCCGACCGCGTGAATTTCCAGGAATTTTTTTTTCCCTCGTGATGAGAGATCGCACACGAGCCATGATGAGCCGCCATTGACCCCGATCGCGCACCCCGCtccccgccccgacgcggtcACCATGTCGCCCGTGCAAGTCAAGGTCGACGCCAAGACCTCAACGGTCGGTCGTAtcgtcaccctcgtcgcctccgtcgcgggcgtctccgacgccgtcgtcgtcgtcgagggcgcccccgcgggcgcgtgcgccatcgacgccgctcccgacgcgggcgatctcgagggcgtcgccacctgcgcgcgctatctcgcgtcgctcgccaccgccgagggcgaggccgcgcgcctcggcggcgtcgaatcccccgaggcggacgcggaggtgagCGAGTGGCTCACCCGCGCCGTGACCGAgtacggcgtcgccggcgacccGATCGCGGAGGacaagctcgaggcgctcgacgcgcacTTGAAGTCGCGAACCTTCGTGGCGAACGTCTCGTACCGAGCCACCGTGGCGGACCTCGTGACGTACGGatgcgtccgcgacgccgtcggcgcgctgtcTGAGGATAAGCGAACGCAGTTCGTCAACCTCGCGAGGTGGTGCGaccacgtcggcggcgcgtacggcggcgacgacatctTCGGAAAGCTCCCGATAAAACACGCGGAGAATCCCGACATTCTCGGCGTGTTCAGGGCGATGAacacctccaccgcggcggacaaGAAGCTGAAggaacgaggcggcgcgggtggccCCACCAAGCAGGAGCAGAGGGACGCCAAACGCAAGGGCGCCGGCACGTTCGCAGACGACGCCaagccgggcgcgggcgccgacgacaagaagagcgccgccccggccccggcgggcgagggcaagaagaaggagaagaaggagaagaaggagaaggcgccGAAGGAACCGCCGGCGAAGAAAGAGGTGGACGTGTCCGTGCTCGACATCCGCGTGGGAACCATCGTGAAGTGCTGGGAGCACCCCGGCGCGGATAAGCTCTGggtcgaggagatcgacgtGGGGGAGGACAAGCCGCGTCAAGTCGTCTCCGGGCTCCGAGCGTTCAAGACGTCGGAGCAGATGACGAACGCCCGGGTCCTGTGCCTGTGCAACGTCAAGAAGGGACCGCTGCGCGAGCAGATGAGCGAGGGGATGGTGATGTGCGCGAGCAACGAGGACCACACGACGGTGGATTTCGTGGTACCGCCGGAGGGGGCGTCGAACGGGGAGCGGGTCACCTTCGCCGGATACGAGGGCGAACCCGTGGAGGTTCTGGtgccgaagaagaagatgttcgaggcgtgcgcgccgaAACTGCGGACGAacgccgatggcgtcgcgtGCTACGACGGCGTCCCGTTCATGACCTCCGCGGGGccctgcgcgagctcgctcAAAGAGGCGTTCATCAAGTGAGGAGATCGAGTGGAAaatcgcgtcgacgttcaCTCGACTCGTTGAAATTCAACCGCACCCAACACTTAAGAGTATATGTACGTGTTACAAAAGAGCCCTCGTGCTCACGTCGTCAATCCGCCGTGCCGAACAACTCGACGTTGTCGAGTAACCTGACGTCACCGTACTTGGCCGCGACTAAAATCACCTGCGGCACGTGTGCGGGTATCGGCCCTCGAAGCGGCCACTCCACAGGCTTCAGCGTCCGCTGCTCCACGATGTCCACGtagtcgacgacgccgccgctgttcGCGATCGCCTGGCAGATGAGCCCCTTGAAGTGCGTGGCATCCTTCGGGGTTCCGTTCGCGACGGCCAGCTCGCACACCTCCTTGACCAGCGCGATGGCCTCGCTGATGCGTACCGCGTTTTTCCTGTGCTGCGGCGTCAACCGCACGTTCCTGCTGCTCATGGCGAGGCcgtcgggttcgcgcgccAGGGGTACCCCCACGACGTCGATCTCGAAGTCGAGGTCGCGGACCATGCGCCGGATGAGACGCCACTGCTGGTAGTCCTTCTTGCCGAACACCGCCACGTCGGGCTCGCATATGTTGAACAGCTTGCACACCACGGTGGCAACCCCTCGGAAAAAGTGCGGCCTCGTGACGGAGCAGAACCCCCGCTGGAGCTCCTCCACCGTCACGAACGTCTCGTGCGGGGGAACGTCTCGCTTcgtccctcccgccgcgagccgtgCCTTTTCGTCCGTCCCTCCTTGGGCTTTTTCCGTCCCTTCCGTCTCTTCCTTTGCCGCCTTTGTCTCTTCCTttgccgccgcctcgtcgtgcCCGTGGGGCGCTCTGCCCGCGTACAGCGCCTCCGGTTGGAACACCGCGTGGACCCCCAGCGCCCTCAGCTTCGCCAGGTCCCCGTCTTGATCCCTCGGGTACGTCCCGAAatcctcgtgcgcggcgaactGCGCCGGGTTGACGTAGATGCtgacgacgatcgcgtcggctcggtccaacgcggcgctgacgaggGACAGGTGCCCGTCGTGGAGGTAGCCCATCGtggggacgagggcgacgcggcgccccgcgatgcggtgcgcgcgggacCACGCGCGCATGGCCTTGGCGTCCGTGATGACCTCGAGAGGAGCCTGGTACCGGCGGGGGACCCTGAAGCCCGGCTTGGCGTGCGGCGCCTCGGGGGCTGGAGCGGGCTCGACCGCGTTTCCCGCAACGGCACCTTCTCCATCCTTCTCCTGaccgggcgcgtccggcgggtcgaccggcgcgggctcctcggaggcgggcggcgcgggctcctcgggcggcgcgggcgcgtcggcggcagcgggcgcgggctcctcggGTTCGACCGTCGCCTCAGCCATCGGGACCGGCGCGTGCTGTTTCTGGCGCATCCAAGGGAGAAACGAaaccctcctcgtcgtccggaTTACCAGGTCCAAGGATcagtcgtcgccggcgtcgcatGGGGACCGGCGCGCGATCCGAGGGCCTTCCGGGGtgggacgccctcgcggtgttCTCGGTCACGCTCGCGCACTGCCTCGCGCTGCAGGTGCTCAAGGACGCGCGTTCCCTTCCGTCGCTCGGACCTTCGACCGCGTGGCGATGGACACccaccgcgctgctcgcgctctccgtcgcgagggtgcacgccgcgcctcgctccaccgacgcgctcgtcgcgctggcgATGAACGGGATCATCACGCTCGCGTGCAACGGATCGCAGAGCAACCAcgtgctcctcgagctggcgatgtgcgcggcggtgctgctctgcgcgccgtcggtgacgtcgggtcggcggcgggcgtcgtcaaCGGAGATGgatccatcgcgcgcgcgccgggcgttctcgcggcggctgacgttctccacgcgcgcggcgctgtgcgTCCTCTACGCCACCACCGGCTTCGCCAAGCTCAACGACGACTGGCACGACCCGAACGTGTCGTGCTGCGTCCAGATGCTCGTGGGCGCGTTGAGCGGGATGGGTCTCGACGCCCGTcacgtctccgtcgtcgccccggagCGCCTTCGCGCCTTCATCCCgtacgccgccaccgcgttcgaACTCGGGTTCCCGCTCCTGTGCGTGACGTCCACGTGTCGCATcttcggcgggcgcgggttcgcgtgggacggcggcgccccaaCGAC
It encodes the following:
- a CDS encoding predicted protein; this translates as KEVDVSVLDIRVGTIVKCWEHPGADKLWVEEIDVGEDKPRQVVSGLRAFKTSEQMTNARVLCLCNVKKGPLREQMSEGMVMCASNEDHTTVDFVVPPEGASNGERVTFAGYEGEPVEVLVPKKKMFEACAPKLRTNADGVACYDGVPFM
- a CDS encoding predicted protein; its protein translation is EVITDAKAMRAWSRAHRIAGRRVALVPTMGYLHDGHLSLVSAALDRADAIVVSIYVNPAQFAAHEDFGTYPRDQDGDLAKLRALGVHAVFQPEALYAGRAPHGHDEAAAKEETKAAKEETEGTEKAQGGTDEKARLAAGGTKRDVPPHETFVTVEELQRGFCSVTRPHFFRGVATVVCKLFNICEPDVAVFGKKDYQQWRLIRRMVRDLDFEIDVVGVPLAREPDGLAMSSRNVRLTPQHRKNAVRISEAIALVKEVCELAVANGTPKDATHFKGLICQAIANSGGVVDYVDIVEQRTLKPVEWPLRGPIPAHVPQVILVAAKYGDVRLLDNVEL
- a CDS encoding predicted protein; the protein is MARVRSLITREKKIPGNSRGRTISQVDFGYENLHYALDLFIRTGKQLQVNCSEKSTQQFSALLPCPRTIPRLRLQARRCVPHPTDNSTILSDDTADRDPATPHARPQVPPSGVPLDYNYLDVKTVAGFLDVTPFDGVVKHGDRSKLPKGAKLNACGVRLANNKLTSLAGLDEFLERVLDDPGELRWLDVSGNKLTKVESLLLSYPKLSCVYFHGNQVRRSDEFETLGELPELRKFTAFGNPCEQSDKNYRYAVAASLPLVRSLDFTGITRKDREDIHLWDKRRGGKR
- a CDS encoding adenosylhomocysteinase (Contains a AdoHcyase Pfam domain), which codes for MSAPSAMCTVETVNGREYKVRDMAQADFGRMEIELAQVEMPGLMSMIKEFGPAQPLKGANISGSLHMTIQTAVLIETLVALGAKVRWCSCNIFSTQDHAAAAVARDSAAVFAWKGETLEEYWWCTDKMLDWGSEPLDIIVDDGGDATLLIHEGYKAEIEFEKSGAKPDPSTTDNAEMKLVLKTIAENLDKDPKRWHKIVSTCVGVSEETTTGVKRLYEMQKAGELLFPAINVNDSVTKCKFDNLYGCRHSLPDGIMRATDVMIASKTCFVAGFGDVGKGSAQALKAAGARVIVSEIDPICALQAAMDGFQVAPIEDVVDICDIFITTTGNKDIIMVHHMEKMKNNAIVGNIGHFDNEIDMAGLESFPGIKRQNIKPQCDRYEFPDGHGVIMLAEGRLLNLGCATGHPSFVMSCSFTNQAIAQLELWNERKTGKYEKKVYVLPKHLDEKVAALHLEKIGVKLTKLTTEQAAYINVPVEGPYKPAAYRY
- the MDH gene encoding malate dehydrogenase ( (Malate/L-lactate dehydrogenase. This family consists of bacterial and archaeal Malate/L-lactate dehydrogenase. L-lactate dehydrogenase, catalyses the reaction (S)-lactate + NAD(+) <=> pyruvate + NADH), with translation VSVPITELTETCRRAIKTYGYDDVETQILLDVMMYAQLRGNNQGIIKVTTKGIARDPACTPIAIEHETQLSACLNGNKNAGMVVIHKAMDIAIEKAKTHGFGICGTNNTSTSTGALGYYAQKIAEEGLIAMVFAVSPEFVAPNGAIQPIFGTNPIGVGIPTAGKPVVLDMATSAYSFFGLLEARTAGKKIPHGVAIDSAGKITEDPNAAIDGGAIVGFDGGYKSSNLALMVELLAGPLVGAAVTDKMAAKNWGNLVVAIDPKLLGQDEFERRAKMVTDRVKAAKRQPDVDEILLPGERG